A single Dechloromonas denitrificans DNA region contains:
- a CDS encoding cytochrome c oxidase assembly protein — MEQAHPAPAKHARLIGRLLLLVAAAFVFAFALVPLYNVLCEATGFNGKSAGRSTGFGVGGLLTAGGPTPTPRVDVSRSVRVEFTGTVMPGLPWEMRPLTFSLDAHPGELQQVSYLVRNTSDRRITGQAVPSISPGQAARYFDKIECFCFTQQTLGPGEAVEMPLAFIIKPEMADDITHITLSYAFFSIDGQRQTLTTPREAR, encoded by the coding sequence ATGGAACAGGCCCATCCCGCCCCCGCCAAGCACGCCCGCCTGATCGGCCGGCTGTTGCTGCTGGTCGCCGCCGCCTTCGTCTTCGCCTTTGCCCTGGTGCCGCTCTACAACGTGCTCTGCGAAGCGACCGGTTTCAACGGCAAGAGCGCCGGGCGCAGCACCGGCTTTGGCGTCGGCGGCCTGCTCACGGCGGGCGGCCCGACCCCGACGCCACGGGTCGATGTCAGCCGCAGCGTCCGCGTCGAATTCACCGGCACGGTGATGCCCGGCCTGCCCTGGGAGATGCGGCCGCTGACCTTCAGCCTCGATGCCCATCCCGGCGAACTGCAGCAGGTCAGCTATCTGGTGCGCAACACTTCGGACCGCCGGATCACCGGCCAGGCCGTGCCGAGCATCAGCCCCGGCCAGGCCGCCCGCTACTTCGACAAGATCGAGTGCTTCTGCTTCACCCAGCAAACCCTCGGCCCGGGCGAAGCGGTGGAAATGCCGCTAGCTTTCATCATCAAGCCGGAGATGGCGGACGACATCACCCACATCACGCTGTCCTACGCCTTTTTCAGCATCGACGGACAACGCCAGACCCTGACCACGCCCCGGGAGGCCCGATGA
- the ctaD gene encoding cytochrome c oxidase subunit I, with protein MSASTTHPAGHAEPYSGGVMRWLTTTNHKDIGTMYLSFSLLMFFVGGAMILAVRAELFQPGLQLMQPEFFNQLIGIHALVMIFGALMPAATGFANWMLPLMLGAPDMALPRLNNWGFWLLPPAAFLLTLPFSLAVLGIGDGALATGWTFYAPLSVQGGMGVDFAIFAVHILGISSIMGSINIIVTIFNMRAPGMTLMKMPLFAWGWLITAFMLIATLPVLAGAVTMLLTDRHFGTHFFDAAGGGDPILFQHLFWFFGHPEVYILLLPVWGLMPHVLSTFSRKPTYGHTAQVYSFICIGLLSVVVWAHHFFTAGMPVPALIYFMFSTMAISIPLAVLFFCWIATMWKGAMSFETPMLFAVGFIVLFGIAGLTGLILADVAADAQYHHSYFVVAHFHYALFAGGIMGVMTGVYYWLPKWTGHMYSEKLGKLHFWLTVFSFNLTFIPQFFLGLAGMPRRIPDYALQFAEFNAISTLGAFILGFSQLLFAWNIWACIRGGPKVENRVWEGAEGLEWELASPPPHHSWEIQPVVK; from the coding sequence ATGAGCGCAAGCACAACCCACCCCGCCGGCCACGCCGAGCCTTATTCCGGCGGCGTCATGCGCTGGTTGACGACGACCAACCACAAGGACATCGGCACGATGTACCTGAGCTTCTCGCTGCTGATGTTCTTCGTCGGCGGCGCGATGATCCTGGCGGTGCGGGCCGAATTGTTCCAGCCCGGCCTGCAGCTGATGCAACCGGAATTCTTCAACCAGCTGATCGGCATTCACGCGCTGGTAATGATCTTCGGCGCGCTGATGCCGGCCGCCACCGGCTTCGCCAACTGGATGCTGCCGCTGATGCTGGGCGCCCCGGACATGGCGCTGCCCCGGCTGAACAACTGGGGCTTCTGGCTGCTGCCGCCGGCCGCCTTCCTGCTCACTCTGCCCTTCAGCCTGGCCGTGCTCGGCATCGGCGACGGCGCGCTGGCCACCGGCTGGACCTTCTACGCCCCGCTCTCGGTACAGGGCGGCATGGGCGTCGATTTCGCCATTTTCGCGGTGCATATCCTGGGCATCTCGTCGATCATGGGGTCGATCAACATCATCGTCACCATCTTCAACATGCGCGCCCCCGGCATGACCCTGATGAAGATGCCGCTCTTCGCCTGGGGCTGGCTGATCACCGCCTTCATGCTGATCGCCACGCTGCCGGTGCTGGCCGGCGCGGTGACCATGCTGCTCACCGACCGCCATTTCGGCACGCATTTCTTCGACGCGGCCGGCGGCGGCGACCCTATCCTCTTTCAGCATCTGTTCTGGTTCTTCGGCCACCCCGAGGTGTACATCCTGCTGCTGCCGGTCTGGGGGCTGATGCCGCACGTCCTGTCCACCTTCTCGCGCAAGCCGACCTACGGCCACACCGCGCAGGTCTACAGCTTCATCTGCATCGGCCTGCTCTCGGTGGTGGTCTGGGCGCACCACTTCTTCACCGCCGGCATGCCGGTGCCGGCGCTGATCTATTTCATGTTCAGCACCATGGCGATTTCGATACCGCTGGCCGTGCTCTTCTTCTGCTGGATCGCCACGATGTGGAAAGGGGCGATGAGTTTCGAGACGCCGATGCTGTTCGCCGTCGGCTTCATCGTCCTGTTCGGCATCGCCGGCCTGACCGGGCTGATCCTCGCCGACGTCGCGGCCGACGCGCAGTACCACCACAGCTACTTCGTCGTCGCCCACTTCCATTACGCGCTGTTCGCCGGCGGCATCATGGGCGTGATGACCGGCGTCTATTACTGGCTGCCGAAATGGACCGGCCACATGTACAGCGAAAAGCTCGGCAAGCTGCATTTCTGGCTGACGGTGTTTTCCTTCAATCTGACTTTCATTCCGCAATTCTTCCTCGGCCTGGCCGGCATGCCGCGACGCATTCCCGATTACGCGCTGCAGTTTGCCGAATTCAATGCGATCTCGACCCTCGGAGCCTTCATCCTCGGCTTCAGCCAGCTGCTCTTTGCCTGGAATATCTGGGCCTGTATACGGGGTGGCCCGAAGGTCGAGAACCGCGTCTGGGAAGGTGCCGAAGGCCTGGAATGGGAACTCGCCTCGCCACCGCCGCACCACAGCTGGGAAATCCAGCCGGTGGTCAAATGA
- a CDS encoding SURF1 family protein codes for MEDAPATRTGFQYARPPAGRARTSRRWVAILGGILLAFLLPAFISLGLWQWRKAASKTAIQAQLDRRSHDAPITLPTTMVDAESLRFHRVALRGRFDAGRQTLIDNRLYREQAGYHVITPLRLEGSTLHVLVNRGWVPAAADHQQLPAIGVPDGVVELSGIVVTPGQRFFNLAPQPVSGWTPVWQNLDLERFRQALPYPIQPLVVQLDADSAHGFVRDWPRPDERAERHRSYALQWFGFAVASLGIWGYFLVRRP; via the coding sequence ATGGAAGACGCTCCGGCGACGCGAACCGGGTTTCAGTATGCGCGTCCGCCGGCCGGCCGGGCAAGGACCAGCCGGCGCTGGGTGGCGATCCTCGGCGGCATCCTGCTCGCCTTCCTGCTCCCCGCCTTCATTTCGCTCGGCCTGTGGCAATGGCGCAAGGCCGCAAGCAAGACCGCCATCCAGGCCCAACTCGACCGGCGCAGCCACGACGCGCCGATCACCCTGCCGACGACGATGGTCGACGCCGAATCATTGCGCTTTCACCGGGTCGCCCTGCGCGGTCGTTTCGATGCCGGCCGGCAGACCCTGATCGACAACCGGCTGTATCGGGAACAGGCCGGCTACCACGTCATTACGCCGCTCCGCCTCGAAGGCTCGACGCTGCATGTGCTGGTCAATCGCGGCTGGGTGCCGGCCGCCGCCGACCATCAGCAATTGCCGGCGATCGGCGTGCCGGATGGCGTGGTCGAACTGAGCGGCATCGTCGTCACGCCCGGCCAGCGCTTTTTCAATCTGGCGCCCCAGCCGGTCAGCGGCTGGACGCCGGTTTGGCAGAACCTCGATCTCGAACGCTTCCGCCAGGCCCTGCCCTATCCGATCCAGCCGCTGGTCGTCCAGCTCGACGCCGATTCGGCGCACGGCTTCGTCCGCGACTGGCCGCGCCCCGACGAGCGGGCCGAACGGCATCGCAGCTACGCGCTGCAATGGTTCGGTTTCGCCGTCGCCAGCCTCGGCATCTGGGGCTATTTCCTGGTGCGCCGGCCATGA
- a CDS encoding twin transmembrane helix small protein, with the protein MIKVVVVLLVLAIVVSLFSGLFSLYRERGAGTRTVRLLTWRVGLSIALFALLLLAFRFGFIAGYTQ; encoded by the coding sequence ATGATCAAGGTAGTGGTGGTTTTGCTGGTGTTGGCCATTGTCGTCAGTCTGTTTTCCGGGCTTTTTTCGCTCTATCGCGAGCGAGGCGCCGGGACGCGCACGGTGCGCCTGCTGACCTGGCGGGTCGGTCTGTCGATCGCGCTGTTCGCCTTGTTGCTGCTGGCCTTCCGCTTCGGTTTCATCGCCGGCTACACCCAGTAA
- the cyoE gene encoding heme o synthase → METVAPRPLPLGQHFAAFAQLCKPRVNSLIVFTAMIGMFLATPGFPPLLRFLVASLGIALVAFAAAALNCLVERGIDARMARTRWRATARGDISPLETMTLALLLGAAGLWLLHAFINDLTLWLTLATFVGYTVVYTLILKPATPMNIVIGGASGAMPPLLGWTAMTGQVSAEPLVLFLIIFLWTPPHFWALACYRRDDYAQSGLPMLPVTHGVKFTCQHILLYTVMLAAASLIPVSLGMSGWFYLTAVSLLDLVFLGYAVALCRAYSDGLARRAFRYSIIYLTLLFAALFADRLFV, encoded by the coding sequence ATGGAAACCGTTGCCCCCCGCCCGCTGCCGCTCGGCCAGCACTTCGCCGCCTTCGCCCAGCTGTGCAAGCCGCGGGTCAACAGCCTGATCGTGTTTACCGCGATGATCGGCATGTTCCTGGCGACCCCGGGCTTCCCGCCGCTGCTCCGCTTCCTCGTCGCCTCGCTCGGCATCGCGCTGGTCGCCTTTGCCGCCGCCGCCCTCAATTGCCTGGTCGAGCGCGGCATCGATGCGCGGATGGCGCGCACCCGCTGGCGGGCCACCGCGCGCGGCGACATTTCACCGCTCGAAACCATGACCCTGGCCCTGTTGCTCGGCGCCGCCGGCCTCTGGCTGCTGCATGCCTTCATCAACGACCTGACGCTGTGGCTGACGCTGGCCACCTTCGTCGGCTACACCGTCGTCTACACGCTGATCCTCAAGCCGGCGACGCCGATGAACATCGTCATCGGCGGCGCTTCCGGCGCCATGCCGCCACTGCTCGGGTGGACCGCGATGACCGGGCAGGTATCGGCCGAGCCGCTCGTTCTCTTCCTGATCATCTTCCTGTGGACGCCGCCGCACTTCTGGGCGCTGGCCTGCTACCGGCGCGACGACTACGCCCAGTCCGGACTGCCGATGCTGCCGGTGACGCATGGCGTCAAATTCACCTGCCAGCACATCCTGCTGTACACCGTGATGCTCGCCGCCGCCAGCCTGATCCCGGTTTCGCTGGGAATGAGCGGCTGGTTCTACCTGACCGCCGTCAGCCTGCTCGACCTGGTCTTTCTCGGCTACGCCGTGGCGCTCTGCCGCGCCTACAGCGACGGACTGGCACGGCGCGCCTTCCGCTATTCGATCATCTACCTGACGCTGCTCTTCGCCGCGTTGTTCGCCGACCGCCTGTTCGTCTGA
- a CDS encoding COX15/CtaA family protein translates to MRLYRYLLILAAGLALVVVGLGAWVRLSDAGLGCPDWPGCYGHLLGVPEHAADSAKAWKEMTHRYAAASLGLVILGICQLAWRLRPRISPLLPTALAGIVFFQALLGMWTVTLLLKPLVVSAHLLGGMTTLALLVWLNLRQHSRPAGPTASPGLRAGGLLGLALLVMQIALGGWVSSNYAALACADFPTCQGRWLPAMDFAEAFTVHRELGQTAAGSLLSTSALTAIHWGHRLGALFILLTVGSLGLALLRRPAWRAWGGLLLALLALQIGLGIANVLLALPLPLAVAHNVGAALLLSATLALNFRLWDGVQAMRRRSGKPMTLVLGE, encoded by the coding sequence ATGCGCCTCTACCGCTACCTGTTGATCCTCGCCGCCGGACTCGCCCTGGTCGTCGTCGGCCTGGGCGCCTGGGTCCGGCTGTCCGATGCCGGCCTCGGCTGTCCCGACTGGCCGGGCTGCTACGGCCACCTGCTCGGTGTCCCCGAACACGCCGCCGACAGCGCCAAGGCATGGAAGGAAATGACCCATCGCTACGCCGCCGCCAGCCTCGGCCTGGTCATCCTCGGCATCTGCCAGCTGGCCTGGCGCCTGCGGCCGCGCATTTCGCCGTTGCTGCCGACAGCGCTGGCCGGCATCGTCTTCTTTCAGGCGCTGCTCGGCATGTGGACGGTGACGCTGCTGCTCAAACCGCTGGTGGTCAGCGCCCACCTGCTCGGTGGCATGACGACGCTGGCGCTGCTCGTCTGGCTCAACCTGCGGCAGCACAGCCGGCCGGCCGGCCCGACGGCCAGCCCGGGTCTGCGCGCCGGCGGTCTGCTCGGACTCGCCCTGCTCGTCATGCAGATCGCCCTCGGCGGCTGGGTCAGCAGCAATTACGCGGCGCTGGCCTGCGCCGATTTTCCAACCTGCCAGGGCCGCTGGCTGCCCGCCATGGACTTCGCCGAGGCCTTCACCGTGCACCGCGAACTCGGCCAGACGGCGGCCGGCAGCCTGCTGTCGACCAGCGCCCTGACCGCCATCCACTGGGGCCACCGGCTCGGCGCCCTGTTCATCCTGCTGACCGTCGGCAGCCTCGGTCTTGCCCTGCTCCGCCGCCCGGCCTGGCGCGCCTGGGGCGGGCTGCTGCTCGCACTGCTGGCGCTGCAGATCGGCCTCGGCATTGCCAATGTGCTGCTCGCGCTGCCTTTGCCGCTCGCCGTTGCGCACAACGTCGGCGCCGCACTTTTGCTCAGCGCGACGCTGGCGCTCAATTTCCGGCTATGGGATGGCGTTCAGGCGATGCGCCGACGCTCCGGAAAACCGATGACGCTGGTTTTAGGCGAGTAG
- a CDS encoding cytochrome c oxidase subunit 3, translating into MSSHSTPARQHYFVPQPTLYPVILAGGMFFLALGFIQAINGFDLGRWVMLGGFAIIVYVLFGWFGRVIGESRRGAYRDWEDVSFRYGMVWFIASEVMFFAAFFGALFYLRVIAVPELGGMTAAHGTSLWPEFAGTWPSSGPKGNPFTPMGAWGIPAINTSLLLSSGATLTWAHWGLLRNQRCQLIIGLAATVLLGMLFIGFQAYEYHHAYSELGLTMGAGAYGATFFMLTGFHGFHVTLGTIMLAVILLRSLNGHFDSERHFAFEGVAWYWHFVDVVWLLLFVFVYWV; encoded by the coding sequence ATGAGCAGCCACAGCACGCCCGCACGCCAACACTACTTCGTGCCCCAGCCGACGCTCTATCCGGTCATCCTGGCCGGCGGCATGTTCTTTCTAGCGCTCGGCTTCATCCAGGCGATCAATGGCTTCGACCTCGGCCGCTGGGTCATGCTCGGCGGCTTCGCGATCATCGTCTATGTGCTGTTCGGCTGGTTCGGCCGGGTCATCGGCGAATCGCGGCGCGGCGCCTATCGCGACTGGGAAGACGTTTCCTTCCGCTACGGCATGGTCTGGTTCATCGCCTCGGAAGTGATGTTCTTCGCCGCCTTTTTCGGCGCGCTGTTCTACCTGCGGGTGATCGCCGTACCCGAACTGGGCGGCATGACGGCCGCCCACGGCACCAGCCTGTGGCCGGAATTCGCCGGCACCTGGCCGAGCAGCGGCCCGAAAGGCAACCCGTTCACGCCGATGGGCGCCTGGGGCATCCCGGCGATCAATACCTCGCTGCTCTTGAGTTCCGGCGCCACCCTGACCTGGGCGCACTGGGGGCTGCTGCGCAACCAGCGCTGCCAGTTGATCATCGGGCTGGCCGCGACGGTGCTGCTTGGCATGCTGTTCATCGGCTTCCAGGCCTACGAATACCACCACGCCTACAGCGAACTGGGCCTGACCATGGGGGCCGGCGCCTATGGCGCCACCTTCTTCATGCTCACCGGCTTCCACGGTTTTCACGTGACGCTCGGCACCATCATGCTGGCGGTGATCCTGCTGCGCAGCCTGAACGGCCATTTCGACAGCGAACGGCACTTCGCCTTTGAAGGCGTCGCCTGGTACTGGCACTTCGTCGATGTCGTCTGGCTGCTGCTCTTCGTCTTCGTTTACTGGGTGTAG